In the genome of Patescibacteria group bacterium, one region contains:
- the rpsR gene encoding 30S ribosomal protein S18: MSKQCYFSQNNIKHIDYKDIEILKKFLNPHARMISRKRTGTSSKSQRQLATAVKRARFMGLLPFVSR; the protein is encoded by the coding sequence ATGTCAAAGCAGTGTTACTTTTCACAGAATAATATAAAGCATATCGATTATAAGGATATTGAGATTCTCAAGAAGTTTCTTAATCCTCATGCTCGAATGATTTCACGAAAGCGAACAGGCACAAGCTCAAAGAGCCAGCGCCAGCTCGCAACAGCCGTGAAGCGCGCACGATTTATGGGACTCCTCCCATTCGTGTCTCGATAA
- the ssb gene encoding single-stranded DNA-binding protein — MYLNRAIVIGNLTRDPELKSLPSGIQVASFSVATNRVWKDKSGARQESADYHNVVVFGRQAETAAQYLKKGSSVLVEGRMQTRSWDGADGKKLYRTEIIADRVQFGNRASAGGPGPASAGAPASQGNQASPKVDKNEGIDTIEYPEEEINPEDIPF, encoded by the coding sequence ATGTATCTCAACCGAGCAATTGTTATAGGAAATCTCACACGAGATCCGGAGCTTAAATCACTCCCATCAGGTATTCAAGTGGCAAGTTTCTCAGTAGCAACCAATCGAGTTTGGAAAGATAAAAGCGGAGCTCGACAAGAGTCAGCTGATTATCACAACGTAGTAGTGTTTGGCCGTCAGGCTGAAACAGCGGCTCAGTATCTTAAGAAGGGTTCATCAGTACTTGTAGAAGGCCGAATGCAGACCCGATCATGGGATGGTGCAGACGGAAAGAAGCTCTACCGAACAGAAATCATTGCAGATCGAGTTCAGTTTGGTAATCGAGCAAGTGCAGGTGGCCCTGGTCCTGCCTCAGCTGGAGCTCCTGCTTCACAAGGCAACCAAGCAAGCCCAAAGGTTGACAAAAACGAAGGAATTGATACCATCGAATATCCAGAGGAAGAAATCAACCCAGAAGACATTCCATTTTAA
- a CDS encoding 30S ribosomal protein S6 yields MAKNEMKNDNGMKVYEIGYLLVPTIAEENLPQEVQAIKASIESRQGTFITEDFPTLRPLAYEMVKVVGSKRSKYSEAYFGWIKFEATSHAIPLIKEDLDKMETLIRFMTINTVRENTMVAQKVLFKPTDAPEGVEGEAKDDAEAPKVEGEDIDKTIDNLVV; encoded by the coding sequence ATGGCAAAAAACGAAATGAAAAACGATAACGGGATGAAAGTCTACGAGATCGGCTATCTCCTCGTTCCTACAATTGCGGAAGAAAACCTTCCACAAGAGGTACAGGCAATCAAGGCAAGTATTGAAAGCCGACAAGGAACCTTTATTACCGAGGACTTTCCGACACTACGACCACTCGCTTATGAAATGGTTAAAGTGGTAGGAAGCAAGCGATCAAAGTATTCTGAAGCCTATTTTGGATGGATTAAATTTGAGGCAACCTCACATGCAATTCCACTCATTAAGGAAGATCTTGATAAGATGGAAACACTTATTAGATTCATGACTATCAATACTGTTCGAGAGAACACTATGGTGGCTCAGAAAGTACTCTTTAAGCCAACTGATGCTCCTGAAGGAGTAGAAGGTGAAGCTAAAGATGATGCAGAAGCTCCAAAGGTAGAAGGAGAAGATATCGACAAAACAATAGATAATTTAGTCGTATAA
- a CDS encoding TatD family hydrolase: MYDYFDIHSHLDFKDFDLDRDQVIEEMRKQKVATITIGVDLQTSRNAVELATKHAHLYAAVGLHPADNATESFNEADYLVLVNHPKTVAIGECGLDYARLPESPDIEKQRQKDEFEKQIAFAVAHSKPLMIHCRDAYPDVLALLASKKREYGDVLRANFHFFTSPLDIAAQILELDFTMSFTGPITFAPQYQEVVRYVPLSHMMAETDSPFAAPVPYRGKRNSPLYVEEIVKKIAEIKGKDLESVKQALMETTLKVFFRPS, from the coding sequence ATGTACGACTATTTTGATATTCATTCACATTTGGATTTTAAAGATTTTGATCTAGATCGAGATCAGGTAATTGAAGAGATGCGAAAGCAGAAGGTTGCAACAATAACTATTGGAGTTGATCTTCAAACCTCACGAAATGCCGTAGAATTGGCAACAAAACATGCACATCTTTATGCTGCTGTTGGTCTTCATCCTGCAGATAATGCCACTGAATCTTTTAACGAAGCAGATTACTTAGTGTTGGTTAATCATCCAAAAACCGTAGCAATAGGGGAATGTGGTCTTGATTATGCGCGGCTACCTGAAAGTCCTGACATAGAGAAACAGCGACAGAAAGATGAATTTGAAAAACAAATTGCTTTTGCTGTTGCTCATAGTAAACCTTTAATGATTCATTGCAGAGATGCATACCCAGATGTTCTTGCCCTTTTAGCCTCAAAAAAGAGGGAATATGGAGATGTCTTACGAGCAAATTTTCATTTTTTTACTTCGCCGTTAGATATTGCTGCTCAGATATTGGAATTAGACTTCACGATGTCATTTACTGGGCCTATTACATTTGCTCCACAGTACCAGGAAGTTGTGCGATATGTGCCTTTAAGCCATATGATGGCTGAAACTGATAGTCCATTTGCTGCTCCCGTGCCTTATCGAGGAAAACGAAACAGTCCGCTCTATGTTGAGGAAATAGTGAAGAAAATAGCTGAAATTAAAGGTAAGGACCTTGAATCTGTTAAGCAGGCTCTCATGGAAACAACCCTTAAGGTCTTTTTTAGACCTTCTTAA
- the metG gene encoding methionine--tRNA ligase: protein MQNQNNKNAFYITTTLPYVNSDPHIGFALEIVQADIIARYKRLMGYDVFFNTGTDEHGLKIHRKAEEAGIDTQTYVDGYAEKFRGLKDKLGLSELNFIRTTDVHHKAAAQDFWKICDKNGYITKKSYSVKYCVGCELEKTDSELVDDKCPIHPNLQIELIEEENYFFKFSAFKEKLEQHYKDNPEFVVPDFRFNEIKAFISRGLEDFSISRLKSKMPWGVPVPGDDSQVMYVWFDALVNYISAIGWPTNLDKFNTYWPVVQFAGKDNLRQQSAMWQAMLMAADLPPSKQIVIHGFITSGGQKMSKSLGNVINPYDIVEEYGIEPLRYYLARHIHPFEDSDFTMDKFKTAFNADLANGLGNLTSRILKMTITNEVALTDDDLKTTVFGDGSPIEFYEHYQINKALEAIWKQISDLDGYIQTEQPFKKVKVDLEAGKKDIHHLLFSLYKIAQQLEPVLPTTGAAIQALIKERKMPEQPLFMRKD, encoded by the coding sequence ATGCAGAACCAGAACAATAAAAACGCATTTTATATAACGACGACTTTGCCGTATGTGAACTCAGATCCACATATTGGTTTTGCTTTGGAAATAGTGCAAGCTGATATTATTGCTCGATACAAACGCCTGATGGGATACGATGTTTTCTTTAACACTGGTACCGATGAACACGGCCTCAAAATACACAGGAAGGCTGAAGAAGCAGGTATAGATACTCAAACATATGTTGATGGGTATGCTGAGAAATTTAGAGGTCTTAAAGATAAATTAGGTCTTTCAGAGTTAAATTTTATTCGAACTACTGATGTTCATCATAAAGCAGCTGCACAAGACTTTTGGAAGATTTGTGATAAAAATGGCTATATAACTAAAAAGAGCTATTCGGTTAAATATTGCGTTGGTTGTGAGCTTGAAAAGACAGATTCAGAATTAGTAGATGATAAGTGTCCTATTCATCCTAATTTACAAATAGAATTAATAGAAGAAGAAAATTACTTTTTTAAATTTAGTGCATTTAAAGAAAAGCTAGAACAGCATTATAAAGACAATCCTGAGTTTGTTGTTCCAGATTTTAGATTTAATGAAATAAAAGCTTTTATTTCTCGAGGGCTAGAAGACTTTAGTATTTCACGTCTCAAGAGCAAGATGCCCTGGGGTGTGCCTGTACCAGGTGATGATAGTCAGGTTATGTATGTATGGTTTGATGCTCTTGTAAATTATATATCAGCGATAGGCTGGCCAACCAATCTTGATAAGTTTAATACCTATTGGCCTGTAGTCCAGTTTGCTGGAAAAGACAATCTTCGGCAGCAATCAGCGATGTGGCAAGCCATGCTCATGGCTGCAGATCTACCACCTTCAAAACAAATAGTAATTCACGGCTTTATTACTTCTGGTGGTCAAAAAATGTCTAAATCTTTAGGAAATGTGATAAACCCATATGACATTGTCGAAGAATATGGCATAGAACCACTTCGATACTACTTAGCACGACATATTCATCCGTTTGAGGATAGTGATTTTACAATGGATAAATTTAAGACTGCATTTAATGCTGATTTAGCCAATGGTCTTGGAAATCTCACCTCTAGAATCTTAAAAATGACAATAACAAACGAAGTTGCATTAACAGATGATGATTTAAAAACTACTGTGTTTGGTGATGGATCTCCGATTGAGTTCTATGAACATTATCAAATTAACAAAGCTCTTGAAGCAATTTGGAAACAAATTTCAGATCTTGATGGATACATTCAAACAGAGCAGCCTTTTAAGAAAGTAAAAGTAGATCTTGAGGCAGGGAAGAAAGATATTCATCATTTACTATTTAGTCTTTATAAAATAGCTCAGCAATTAGAACCAGTACTACCAACAACTGGTGCTGCAATTCAAGCTCTTATCAAAGAGCGAAAGATGCCAGAACAGCCGTTATTTATGAGAAAAGATTAA
- a CDS encoding AI-2E family transporter, translating into MQLPPPSTNITISTGTIIKVLGILFVAFALYYLRDIVLIVLTAVVIASAIEPGTKWLVRRRIPRLISVIIIYIILLTFIGAFFYFIAPSFVQELSDVMQMLPTSVSTVDIAAHPVLSQNFSPVESIGTVLQDLIGGMTSDSGAVLATIIAIFGGALSFLLTLVISFYLAVQEKGVEDFLRLVLPLKHEEYIINLWHRTQHKIGIWMQGQLILAVIVGVLVFISLTILGVKNALFLAFVSMIFEIIPVFGGIIGALPGVLVAFLQGGLTFGIIIALVYLAIQQIESNIIYPVVVRKILNVPPLVVIIALLIGSKAGGFLGVLISVPIAVALTEFMSDVEKNRGVAREKRLNVYAEPEQ; encoded by the coding sequence ATGCAGCTACCTCCTCCTTCAACAAATATTACAATTAGTACAGGTACTATAATAAAGGTATTGGGTATTCTTTTTGTTGCTTTTGCGCTCTATTATTTACGAGATATTGTTCTTATTGTACTAACGGCTGTGGTAATTGCTTCTGCTATAGAACCTGGTACCAAATGGCTTGTACGGAGAAGAATCCCACGATTGATTTCAGTAATAATTATTTACATTATTTTACTAACATTTATTGGAGCATTTTTCTATTTTATTGCACCGTCTTTTGTACAAGAATTGTCTGATGTGATGCAAATGTTGCCGACTTCAGTATCAACAGTTGATATTGCAGCTCATCCTGTCTTAAGTCAGAATTTCTCACCAGTAGAATCAATTGGTACTGTACTTCAAGATCTGATTGGTGGAATGACAAGTGATAGTGGTGCTGTGCTTGCTACAATTATTGCGATATTCGGAGGAGCCTTAAGCTTTTTATTAACCCTTGTTATCTCTTTCTATCTTGCGGTGCAGGAAAAGGGTGTAGAAGACTTCTTACGTCTTGTATTACCACTAAAGCATGAAGAATACATAATTAATTTATGGCATCGTACTCAGCATAAAATTGGTATTTGGATGCAAGGACAGCTCATCCTTGCTGTCATAGTGGGTGTCCTTGTATTTATCAGTCTAACTATTCTTGGAGTAAAAAATGCTTTGTTTTTGGCATTTGTTTCAATGATATTTGAAATTATTCCTGTGTTTGGCGGTATTATTGGCGCATTACCGGGCGTGCTTGTTGCATTCCTCCAAGGAGGACTCACATTTGGTATAATTATCGCATTGGTGTATCTTGCTATACAGCAAATTGAGAGCAATATAATTTACCCGGTTGTAGTTCGTAAGATTCTCAACGTTCCACCGCTTGTTGTCATTATTGCCTTATTAATTGGAAGTAAAGCTGGAGGATTTCTAGGTGTACTTATATCAGTGCCAATTGCCGTAGCATTAACCGAATTTATGAGTGATGTCGAAAAAAATAGAGGTGTTGCTCGAGAAAAAAGATTAAACGTATATGCAGAACCAGAACAATAA